The Macrococcoides canis genome has a window encoding:
- the nusB gene encoding transcription antitermination factor NusB codes for MSRTESREHAIQILFQIENEAHEISVEDATRFIVEPPKKDVFADELVIGVTSKQNELDDKISPHLKSWTLDRLNKIDRIILRLSTFELLYTDAPEKVIVNEAVNLAKKFSDDESYKFINGVLSEIIKNKA; via the coding sequence ATGTCAAGAACAGAATCAAGAGAACATGCAATACAAATATTATTTCAGATAGAAAATGAAGCGCACGAAATATCAGTAGAAGATGCAACGCGTTTTATCGTGGAACCCCCGAAGAAAGATGTGTTTGCTGATGAATTAGTCATTGGCGTTACTTCAAAGCAAAATGAACTGGATGATAAGATTTCGCCGCATTTGAAATCATGGACATTAGACAGACTCAATAAAATTGACCGTATTATCTTGAGATTAAGCACGTTTGAATTACTGTATACAGATGCACCAGAAAAGGTGATTGTCAACGAAGCTGTAAACTTGGCGAAGAAGTTTAGCGATGATGAGAGCTATAAATTTATCAACGGAGTTTTGAGCGAAATTATTAAAAATAAGGCGTAG
- a CDS encoding Asp23/Gls24 family envelope stress response protein yields MIETNKKGNLGTVEIAPSVIELIASIAVSEVKGVSLVQKSKSLEKLGVKNQRGVQVDTKDDAIVLDAYCAFDYGTKIAKTATLVQKAIKNALGNMTAIEPSQINIHIVNVKFKEN; encoded by the coding sequence ATGATCGAAACAAATAAAAAAGGTAATCTTGGGACAGTAGAAATTGCACCAAGTGTTATTGAACTCATTGCCTCAATTGCAGTTTCAGAAGTGAAAGGTGTGTCACTTGTTCAAAAAAGTAAATCTTTAGAAAAACTTGGTGTAAAAAATCAACGCGGTGTACAAGTTGATACGAAGGATGACGCGATAGTTTTAGATGCATACTGTGCATTTGACTATGGAACAAAGATTGCCAAGACTGCTACACTTGTACAAAAAGCAATCAAGAATGCATTAGGGAATATGACTGCGATTGAACCGTCACAAATTAATATTCATATTGTAAATGTAAAATTTAAAGAGAATTAA
- the accC gene encoding acetyl-CoA carboxylase biotin carboxylase subunit: MKKVLVANRGEIAVRIIRALKDLGIQSVAIYSEADRDALHTQIADEAYCVGPKQSKDSYLNIPNILMIASSTGCDGIHPGYGFLAENARFAEMCEACQIKFIGPSHQSISKMGIKDVAKKEMIKAGVPVVPGSDGLLEDIESAVKLAEAMSYPVIIKATAGGGGKGIRVARNEQELRDGYRMTEQEAETAFGNKGLYLEKFIENFRHIEIQVLADRYGTTLHFGERDCTIQRRMQKLVEESPSPYIDDETREAMGQAAINAAKAVNYEGAGTVEFIYDIDTKQFYFMEMNTRIQVEHPVTEMVTATDLVRWQIKIAGGERLTMTQDEIKVNGHAIEFRINAEDPYHNFMPSPGLITQYIAPGGYGVRIDSACYTNYKIPPFYDSMVAKLIVHDKDRETALNTAYRALNEFIILGIETTIPFHMALIGNEIFRSNQYNTKFLEEHDIMS; encoded by the coding sequence ATGAAGAAGGTATTAGTAGCAAATCGAGGAGAGATAGCGGTACGTATCATTCGAGCACTTAAAGATCTGGGTATACAATCTGTAGCCATCTATTCGGAAGCTGATAGAGATGCGCTGCATACACAGATTGCTGATGAAGCATATTGTGTAGGTCCGAAACAATCTAAAGATTCGTATTTGAATATCCCGAACATATTGATGATCGCCAGTAGTACAGGATGTGATGGAATTCATCCTGGATATGGATTTCTAGCAGAGAATGCACGATTTGCTGAAATGTGTGAGGCATGTCAAATTAAGTTTATCGGTCCGAGTCATCAATCTATCAGTAAGATGGGGATTAAGGACGTTGCTAAAAAAGAGATGATAAAAGCTGGTGTGCCAGTGGTGCCCGGTAGCGATGGATTACTGGAAGATATTGAAAGTGCGGTGAAACTTGCTGAAGCTATGAGTTATCCCGTCATTATTAAAGCGACTGCTGGCGGGGGAGGCAAAGGTATACGTGTTGCCAGAAATGAGCAGGAGCTACGAGATGGCTATCGTATGACGGAACAAGAGGCAGAAACTGCATTCGGGAATAAAGGTTTATATTTAGAAAAGTTTATTGAAAACTTCCGACATATTGAAATTCAAGTGCTGGCTGATCGATACGGTACTACCTTACATTTTGGTGAGCGTGACTGTACAATTCAGCGCCGTATGCAGAAACTGGTAGAAGAAAGTCCGTCACCGTATATTGATGACGAAACACGTGAAGCGATGGGACAGGCAGCAATTAATGCCGCGAAGGCTGTAAATTATGAAGGTGCAGGAACTGTAGAATTTATATATGATATTGATACGAAGCAATTTTATTTCATGGAGATGAACACGCGTATTCAAGTTGAGCATCCAGTTACAGAGATGGTGACAGCGACAGATCTTGTCAGATGGCAGATAAAAATTGCTGGCGGTGAAAGACTTACGATGACACAAGATGAAATAAAGGTTAACGGCCATGCCATTGAATTTAGAATTAACGCAGAAGACCCGTATCACAACTTTATGCCGTCTCCTGGATTAATTACGCAGTATATTGCACCTGGTGGTTATGGTGTGAGAATAGATTCTGCATGTTATACGAATTATAAGATTCCTCCATTTTATGATTCGATGGTCGCGAAACTGATTGTTCATGATAAAGATCGTGAAACAGCATTAAATACTGCATATCGTGCGTTAAATGAATTTATCATTTTAGGGATTGAAACGACTATTCCCTTTCATATGGCACTTATTGGGAATGAGATATTCCGATCGAATCAATACAATACTAAATTTCTTGAAGAACATGATATTATGTCATGA